A window of Conger conger chromosome 13, fConCon1.1, whole genome shotgun sequence contains these coding sequences:
- the LOC133107333 gene encoding odorant receptor 131-2-like, with protein MENASTISSNAQEYLSDSHLLRFGFSLIPVVFFTYLNCVMLFTLKRKAAFQGVPRYILFGHMLLADSLQFLCSMISYLIAVVKVYMTNGLCGVFLSLANITNHISPLNLAVMALERYSAICFPLRHAEIATSKWTGVAIGVVWVLGSLNPVTQFFMYLAIGPPFAVVQVYCGQRTFSLKLFTNMNKVFTAVYFVLVGFIIIYTYIAIMVEAKSASSDKSKAAKARNTVLLHLIQLGLCLSSLSVTPLSALASRLETHASDNVR; from the exons ATGGAAAATGCCTCCACCATTTCCAGCAATGCACAGGAATATTTGTCTGATTCTCACCTTTTACGGTTTGGTTTCTCACTGATCCCTGTTGTCTTCTTCACCTACCTCAACTGTGTCATGCTTTTCACCCTGAAAAGAAAGGCAGCATTCCAAGGAGTGCCTCGCTACATCCTCTTTGGCCACATGCTCTTGGCTGACTCCCTTCAGTTTCTATGTAGCATGATTTCATACTTAATTGCCGTGGTCAAGGTGTACATGACCAATGGATTATGTGGTGTTTTCCTGTCTCTGGCAAATATAACAAATCACATTTCCCCACTCAACCTGGCTGTAATGGCTCTGGAGAGGTACTCTGCCATCTGCTTCCCCCTCAGGCATGCTGAGATTGCCACCAGTAAGTGGACTGGTGTAGccattggtgtggtgtgggtgctGGGCTCTTTGAATCCTGTGACACAATTTTTCATGTATCTAGCAATAGGGCCTCCTTTCGCTGTAGTGCAGGTGTATTGTGGACAAAGAACTTTCAGTCTGAAATTGTTCACCAACATGAATAAAGTGTTCAcagctgtttattttgttttagtcGGGTTCATTATCATCTACACATACATTGCCATAATGGTTGAGGCTAAATCTGCATCCTCTGACAAAAGCAAAGCTGCAAAAGCCAGAAACACTGTGCTGCTTCATTTAATTCAGCTGGGCCTGTGCCTGTCTTCCTTGTCAGTCACTCCTTTAAGTGCTCTAGCGTCACGCTTGGAGACCCACGCAAGTGATAATGTTAG ATGA